A region from the Wolbachia endosymbiont of Folsomia candida genome encodes:
- a CDS encoding DNA modification methylase — protein sequence MNLELQYYPIGNLIEYDRNPRKNDVVVNRMCASIREFGFRIPIVAKSDGTVVDGHLRLKAARKLGMESVPVVLSDNLSDVQIKAFRLLANESANWAKWDDDLLKLELQDLEDLNFDLKLTGFELEKIQRFLDDEYKEEEKDLADLNEHSCKSKSVVTKPGDLWILGDHKIYCGDSQVIDSFKAVLDDKMADITVCDPPYNVDYGASQERDDRKMLNDDQGERYELFLYNICSHILAYTKGAIYICSSSSELATLQKVFEEAGGRWSTFIIWAKNHFTIGRSDYQRQYEPILYGWKDGSKRQWYGGRNQSDLWFYDKPTYNSLHPTMKPVELMERAIINSSRPGDIVLDPFSGSGSTLIACERTGRICRTIELDPVYVDVTIKRWQVYAGKEAVLSGTDKTFFQIQEQRQEKQ from the coding sequence GTGAATTTAGAACTTCAGTATTATCCAATTGGGAACCTAATCGAATACGACCGTAACCCCAGAAAAAATGACGTTGTGGTGAACAGAATGTGTGCGTCTATTCGTGAGTTTGGCTTTCGCATTCCAATAGTTGCAAAAAGTGATGGTACAGTGGTTGATGGCCATTTACGCCTTAAAGCAGCAAGAAAGCTTGGCATGGAGAGTGTCCCTGTGGTCCTCAGTGATAATTTGAGTGATGTACAAATCAAAGCATTTAGATTGTTAGCAAATGAATCAGCTAACTGGGCGAAGTGGGATGATGATCTGTTAAAACTTGAACTCCAGGATCTTGAAGATTTAAATTTTGATCTAAAGCTCACTGGGTTTGAACTGGAAAAAATCCAACGTTTTCTTGATGATGAATACAAAGAGGAAGAAAAAGATCTTGCTGATTTAAATGAACACAGTTGTAAAAGCAAGTCAGTAGTCACAAAACCAGGAGATTTATGGATTTTAGGTGATCATAAAATTTACTGTGGTGATAGTCAAGTAATTGATTCATTTAAAGCGGTTTTAGATGATAAAATGGCTGACATTACCGTTTGTGATCCTCCTTATAACGTTGATTATGGTGCTAGCCAGGAAAGAGATGATAGGAAAATGCTTAATGATGATCAAGGTGAAAGATACGAATTGTTCCTCTATAACATTTGCTCTCACATTTTAGCATATACTAAAGGGGCAATTTACATTTGTTCATCATCATCAGAATTAGCGACGTTACAAAAAGTATTTGAAGAAGCAGGAGGACGTTGGTCAACATTTATCATTTGGGCAAAGAATCATTTTACTATTGGGAGGTCTGATTATCAAAGACAGTATGAACCAATACTTTATGGTTGGAAAGATGGGAGTAAACGCCAGTGGTATGGTGGAAGAAATCAAAGTGATCTATGGTTTTATGACAAACCTACTTATAACTCACTGCATCCAACTATGAAACCAGTTGAGTTAATGGAAAGAGCAATAATAAACAGCAGTAGACCAGGTGATATAGTTCTTGATCCATTTAGTGGTTCTGGAAGTACTTTGATTGCATGTGAAAGAACAGGCAGAATCTGCAGAACAATTGAGTTGGATCCTGTATATGTTGATGTAACCATAAAACGCTGGCAGGTGTATGCTGGGAAAGAGGCAGTGCTCTCTGGAACTGATAAAACTTTCTTTCAAATTCAAGAACAGCGTCAAGAAAAGCAATAA
- a CDS encoding Holliday junction resolvase: MSILSLDLGKQTGWAILYDGIIQSGSESFHGSRFSGGGMHFLKFRSWLNLMKEKFPDIRTVYFEEVRRHLGTDAAHCYGGFLAHLTAWCEENHIPYQGMSVKTIKRFITGKGNASKADVIDAVQGRGFFPIDDNEADALALLFLAQRNLSSNSNYEDINKYS; the protein is encoded by the coding sequence ATGTCGATACTATCACTAGACTTAGGAAAACAAACAGGCTGGGCTATTCTGTATGATGGAATAATTCAAAGTGGAAGTGAGAGTTTTCATGGTAGTCGTTTTAGCGGTGGTGGTATGCACTTCTTAAAATTTCGTAGTTGGCTTAATTTGATGAAAGAAAAATTTCCAGATATTAGAACGGTTTATTTTGAGGAGGTTAGAAGACACCTTGGAACTGATGCTGCCCATTGTTATGGCGGGTTTCTAGCTCATTTAACTGCTTGGTGCGAAGAGAACCATATACCTTACCAAGGTATGTCTGTCAAGACTATTAAGCGCTTTATCACTGGTAAGGGCAATGCAAGTAAGGCTGATGTGATTGATGCAGTGCAAGGTAGAGGTTTTTTTCCTATAGATGATAATGAGGCCGATGCTTTGGCTCTTTTGTTTTTGGCACAGAGGAATTTAAGTTCCAACTCTAATTATGAAGATATAAATAAATATTCTTAA